A genomic region of Haliotis asinina isolate JCU_RB_2024 chromosome 1, JCU_Hal_asi_v2, whole genome shotgun sequence contains the following coding sequences:
- the LOC137292168 gene encoding uncharacterized protein, whose translation MVVLNMTEMRTLLCDLFVYMLIRQFIHTEGSLVLTSVPAAAATTDSDVITLICSSSWGRANRYWYRDEDVIFRTTESLPTLSKAAISNPYVYNKYLSGRISVSCGVLQHNVTLRINATIDRGTEWWCKDTVKSETSNHITLLSSESADLSRLTKSGAIGAKGNGNIQTNLGSNTVIYITAGSACAVILIIIVVAVLFVRRIRHRSGVPLDDTVHTVSSETSPADDHKQYQEPVIQGAYVHVRKDKVK comes from the exons ATGGTGGTTTTGAATATGACGGAGATGAGAACGTTGCTGTGTgatctgtttgtgtatatgttgaTCCGACAATTTATACATACTGAGG GTTCTCTAGTATTGACGAGCGttccagcagcagcagcaacaacagacAGCGACGTCATCACTCTGATCTGCAGCAGCAGCTGGGGCAGGGCCAACAGATACTGGTACAGGGATGAAGACGTCATATTCCGGACAACCGAGTCCCTGCCCACCCTCAGTAAGGCAGCCATATCCAACCCATACGTGTACAACAAGTATCTGTCTGGACGGATCAGCGTCAGTTGTGGGGTCCTCCAACACAATGTGACTCTCAGGATCAACGCTACTATTGACAGGGGAACAGAATGGTGGTGTAAGGATACCGTGAAGAGCGAGACAAGCAACCACATAACATTAC TTTCTTCTGAATCTGCTGATCTATCAAGACTTACCAAAAGCGGTGCAATCGGTGCCAAAGGCAACGGTAACATACAAACAA ACTTGGGTAGCAACACTGTTATTTACATAACTGCCGGGTCTGCCTGTGCAGTTATACTCATCATCATTGTTGtcgctgttttgtttgttagacGAATACGTCACAGATCTGGAG TCCCGCTGGATGACACGGTACACACAGTGTCATCAGAGACGTCACCAGCTGATGACCACAAACAGTACCAGGAACCAGTGATACAAG